The region TGGTAATCCAAGGAGTCATTCGTCCACCACCGGAGATTCGGGCGGTGGCTGACCGAACGGCTCTGTACGTTGCGAAGAATGGGCGCGCATTCGAAACAAGAATTTTGGGCAGTGAAAAGGGGAAGACACCTAAGTTTGCATTTCTGCACGGCTCTTCCCCTTTTCACGCCTATTACGAAGAGAAGATCCAGTTCTACGAAGAAGGTGGGGAGGATTCCAAGGAGAACGACCcccaaaaggaaaagaataATGACGAAAAAGCCAAGAAGGAGAAACCCGTCGAACCACGGAAAGAAGATAAACGAGTGAAAACGAGTGTAGTTGATCCGGTAGCGAAAGCGTTGCTAGCACAACTGTCAAAGATTTCTCAGTTCCGAGAGGctcaggaagaagctgccAAAGAAGATGAACCAGCCGAAGCGCAAAAGACAGCTGCTCCCATTCCAGCCCCACCGGTACTGCAATTTGTAAATATTGTGGCCCCGTCATCTTTGTCGATGGTACAGACGGAAACTATTCAGCTGGTAGCTCAATTTACCGCCTTGGACGGCAAGTCGGGATCCTTTCTATCTCAACTTACCTTGCGTGAATGGAACAATCCtgcctttgctttttgtcAACCTCGCCACGGCCACTTTGCCTACTTTAGTGCTTTGGTCGATGCTTACCGACATGTTCTCGGTGTATGGACTGGAAGCAACTCGGCCAACGATTCTGTTAAGGAAATGTCCGGGAGTGTCGAAAAATGTTTAGATTTAGCTGCATACAGAGCCGCGTATGAACGAGATGCTGAAGAGCAAGCCCGAAAACGCGACGATACGGCGTCCGGTGCAGCTCAAGTTGACTGGCATgattttgtcgtcgtcgagacAATCGATTTTCCGGCCGATGAAAAGGTTGAATTGTCGATGTTACCACCCCCACCCGTCACCTCAGTCCAACCACAATTTCAGACCAATAGCGAGGACAATGACGAAGATATGGACGAGTCTGATAGTGAAGACGACGAGCAAATCCGTGTGGTACCCTCGTATCAGCCAAAAGTTGTTTCTTCGCAGACCAATCGGAATGAAATGGTCATCGACCCTATATCAGGAAAAAGTGTGCCTATTAAGGATATGCAGGAGCATATGCGCATACAGCTATTGGATCCAAAGTGGGCTGAAGAACGAAAGAAATTTCAGGAGAAACAAAAGGACAGCAACCTCGTAGGCGGAGATGTTGTGGCCAGCAACTTAGCCAGGTTCTCTCAAGCGCGGGGTGATATGTTTGGTGCAGCGGTAGGTCTTTTTGTTGATACTTTTAGGTCCACTCACAAACCATGATTGGAAGAATACTCTTACATTCCTTTGCTGCTACCACAGGACCAAGACATGTTGAGTAAAGGGACCGACTCCAAGAAACGATTGGAAGAGGCCAACCGTATTATATGGCAACAAGCGCAGAATCCTGCAGGTGGCGTTGGTCCAACGCTTCCTGTGTCTGCTCCACAAGAAGGCACGTTGCTACACCATAATGTCCCAGCTATGGATATTGGAATTGAACCGTCGGCGAAACGACCAAGAGTCGATACGGCTACGGTTAttccgccgccaccacctcctcctcctcctccaccgccGCTTGTACCTCAATCCAATTCAATTGTACCTCCCCCTGGGTTTTCTGCTGCTACAGAAGATCCGTTTACAATTTCAGGCTCCGCACCTTCTCAAGGGCTCACAGAAGGGAATGATCTATTGTCCGAATCCGACTTCGTCGCATCGCTGAGCAAGCCAGAAGTTACCTTGCAGATTCGGGTACCAAACGACCCGACGCAAATGGCTTGGAATTTCTACGGTCAGATTGTTTCATTATCTATTAATGTGAAGTCTACAGTTAAAGTAGTCAAGCAAGAAGTCTCACGGGTCAACCTTAACAATATGCCGGCGAACAAAATTCAGCTAAAGAATACCGCTACGGGAGCTTTTCTCAAGGACAGCTTGAGTCTGGCAGCTCTCAACCTTGGTCCGAGCGCAAGTCTGGAACTAGTACCAAAAACGAGAGGTGGTAGAAAATAAGTGGTATCTATTATGCGGGTATAGGTCATTACTTTCTTCAAAGCAACTTGTCAGGTAGCCATGGATTATTTCTCTTGAGCAACCTATAGTAGTAAAGAAACAGAGGTTTAGAAAATGTCGAAAATACACAGTTTCTCAATATGAAATCAGCCGCCGTCGACATTTTTATCAGTACAAATTAACAGGAATCAAAGTTTTCTGCATTGAGCGTGTTAACCATTTTagccaacaacaatttgCTCTTGAAGCGAGCTGGGTGTGTTTGTCATCATTCAATAGTCGGTAAAAGATCAGTCAATGAAACACTTTCGTGGACTTACGACCATATGCAAAGAATGATAAGGCGTCTCAGGGACATTTCGACGATTTTATCCTGTAACCGTATAATAACAACAAGGTATGCGTCAGTGTCGGATCAGCTAGTCAGGAGAAGGTCAATTGTGAAGTGCTTGTCGATCAATTTGAATAATTTACTTGAATGTTTCTCTGTCAGTGACATTGTCATCAGCCTGGGGCGGCATCCATCCAAGAAGGATCATCCTTTCGACGTTTGGCACAGGCAATATCCCGCGTTCAGACTTTACGTACTCTTCCACATAGTGCTGATAAAAACAAGACTTGGCAATCATTCTGCAACAAACATATAAGTGAGAAATGTACCCACGAAAATTCAGTGACTCTTGCGCACTCTCATTATTGAGTCAGTGTAACTATGACATAAAGCAACCATGGCGCAAAACGCTATTGAAAAACGCTAAAAAGCATTGTCTTCATACTCAAAACAAGTTTCCAAGATTGCATGCTCCTGCTTCGATCCGATAAAATATATAGGATGGACTCATCATTCACGGGGGACAACCCGTTCAAGAAGGGGAATCCGATCATCTCTTTGTGTCGTCCTTTCGAGCATGCAGGAGAATCCAACTTGAGATCGATACGGAGCAATATTTTCTTACCTAAAGCGAGACCAATGGATGGTGAGAGACTGTGCTCTTTGTCAGCTCGTGATGCGTGAGTTTTTCGAAGCCAAGATCAGAAGTTATAGTTTATGCGCCCATCAATATACAGTTGTCGCAAAgtgtttcttcttcatgtcCGCTATGATAGAATCTTGAGTCCGCACCGTACCTGATGGGTCCTAGAAGTATGCTGAATGCAACAACATCTGAACCGAGCTGCAAATTGAAATGGGGTTCCCGCGGAGCATCGTCAGTTACCGTTGCAAGCGCATTTTCTTCAGAGAATCCACAGTCAAATGCAAGCTGCACAATGACTGTGTTTACTTGGACAGCTTCTTGGTGAAGtgatcactgtcaatgccGTCGAGTCTTGTGACAGCGCATGTTGTGGTTTCGACAACCTTTTTCGTGGCCGTCGAGAGCCATAAACTGAATGAAAAACCCGGAAAGTACTGGTCGACAACAAgactttggcttttttgcaaaaggatGACGTCATATAAGTGAATCTTGTTGTCAATACGACCAGATCGACCCCATTGTTTTAATGAAAGGGCGAATTCATGTGACCACAATGCAAAACTCAATTCGTCGATTTGCAGTTGGTCTCTAACAAATACAGTCGGGTCTGCACAGCTGTGACGTAAAAGCTCAAAGCGTTTGTTGCTTGCAGCTTCGTGAATAGCGAGATGAGCAGGCATCGTGCGGGCGCCTCGGCTCCAATCGATTTATCGTCAtcagacgaagaagatgccTTTTCGGCTTTGAATACGAAACACAAGATCCCACCTGGAATTTCGACAAGGAAGGCTGACACCTCGCAATCGCAAGCCACCGCTAAATTACCCGCTTCTGTAACCTCTTCCATGAAGCGACACCACGTCGAACTAAGCGATtcacgaaaacgaaaaatgGACGCCTTGCTTTCCGAGTTGGAATACGAAAAGAACAACATATCCATCAAACCGCATCGCTTTGTCCCAGAGAAAAAGGGATCATTCGTCGAGCCTGGTGAAGAGCTTTTGACGACGAATATATTCGTAGGAAACTTATCGCCTACCTTGACGGAAGAACAGGTTGCGGAGGTTTTTCGGCAATTCGGTGAGCCTGGCTTTGCGCTGGTATTTGTTTGATACTGATTATGTTGATGTGTGTATGTGTACATATGCTATGGTCTATATCTCTCCTCGTGACTCCAGAAGATTGTTCGTTTCGCATATTTACGTGTGCACTCTTCTTTGCCGTTGTCCCGAGTACTTGTGATTTTCTCACGTGTTTCTTCGAGATCAGGTGCGCTATACTCGGTCAAGATTATGTGGCCGCGAACGCCGGAAGAAAAGATGCGGAACCGGCACACGGGGTTTGTGTGCTTTATGAATCGCCGAGATGCCGAAGACGCTATGGACGCCTGCAGCGAAGCGGACCCGTTCAACGTGGGACGCCCGCTGATGATGAGATGGGGCAAGAACGTAAAACGAACTGGTCAGCGGCCTCCGTTGGAATCTGATCTAGCTTACAGGAAGAAGGTGCCCAATATTGCTGATACACCCGCGAGGCAAGTCAATAATGATAACCACATCGATCGTGATACTATTGTTCATGAATCGAACATAATTCGTGTGATTGCACCTTCCGATCGGCAACGAGCACAATTTATATCCACCGTGGCTTCGTTTGTGTCTAAAGACGGGCTCGCTTTTGAAAAGAATCTTATTGATCGAGAGAGAAACAATGTACAGTTCAATTTCTTGAGGTGGCAAAGTAACGGAGATACGATCGAAAAGGATGAACACATATTTTACCGCTGGCGAGTGTATTCCTTTTGTCAAGGAGATGGCTTCTACAGCTGGAAGACGATTCCGTTTCGTGTGTATGAACCAGGCGGTTGTCACTGGATTCCTCCTGTGATTGACCCCGATGCTGCACGGTTCGAGATGGAGcacgaaagagaaaaagaagaggccATCGAACGCCAAAAAAATCAGCGTCGCGTTCAACACGGTCGACGCGGCTTTTCTACTGGACGCCAGCTTGAGCAAGCTCGCCGTGGTGGATCCGATGGTGGCGCTGTCATGGCGCCTGAGGAAATGATTGACTTCAACAGATTGTGCCGCGATAATCTTTGCGCATCTAGGGAGGCTATTTGCTCGGCCATGGCCTTTTGCTTCGAGAAGAGTGTGGCTGCGAAGCAGATTTCTATACTGTTGAAAGACCTGTTGCTCGACAAGGGAAATGCCGTTAGCGTTGAGACCAGAATTGCCCGTATGTACCTTATGTCGGACATCTTGTTCAACTCACAACAACCAGGTGTACGGAATGCATTTTTGTATCGAGATGCCGTCGAGCGCATGGCATCAGAAGTCTTTACTTTCTTGGGCGACTACGGTAATACGATCGGTCGGTTTTCGCGTACTAAACTTGCATCAGCCGTGAAGGCGGTGCTTGGGGCGTGGACCAACTGGGGTGTGTACAATCCTACTTTTATTGATGAGCTCGATGACCGATTTGAAGGGAAAGAACTTGTCCCGGAAAGCGAATACGGAGCCAACCCTATTGCaaacgaggacgacgataAGATCGAGGAGGTACAAATGGAGACAACGCCGGCTGTTAGGTTGAATCCTCAGGGCGACTGGGTAACAGTGATGGAGGGAGAAAATGATGAGACGCAGGGACAGTCGTCTCGGTTGACGAAGCAGGACAAGGGAGAGTGTAGCGACCACACTGCATCCGACGACAGCGATGCTGATGGTGTAACATTGGAGGAATGTGACAACGTCGATGGCGAACCTGTTGGAGATATTCTGCCGCTCAAAAGTGATGCcgacaacaacgaagatGGTGAACCCCTTGGCGAAACCTTTGACCATACTGACGGTGCTCCTTTGGAGGGGAGCGACCTAGATGGTAGTCCTTTAGAAGATGAAGTCTCGCATGATGTTGCTCTCGAGAGCGAACTAGATGGCGAGCCCTTGTAACGAATATAGGGTTATTGAAGTGCATTTTGAGGGACTGCATGTAGACGAGTGAGAAAGCTATTGAGATACATCCGCTTGGAATGGCATGGCCCAGTCTCCTGGTTCATATTCTACTGGCAGCCATGGTATCCGTTGGTAGCCGCCCTTTCCAAGTTGTATCTGTAGACCTGAATATGATTTCGAATCACTGTCGGAAATGtgttcctcttcttccagaGGTTCCATGATTTCTGAGAGTTGGACGGCTACTGCCGACCTAATCAACGCATACTCTAAGCAGAGCACTTGACTTGTCTTAGACTTCGGAACTGGCTTGGTTAAACGGTGATACAGGCGACCACTTTTAGGCGAAATAGCCAAGTTTTCCACGTTGAACGGCTCCACAAGGTTTCCCGCAAATGACAATTCAGAGTCGTCGGAAATCAAGCTGTGAAAGACGATTGGAGTGGCCGCCGGCCGAATAAAGTTCTTTTCTACACCACAAACGCTGACAAACGGGTATTCCTTCCAGGAAATATTTCGCTCATGCAGAAAAGTAGCCTGCTCTGGACTGATGCGACGGACACgccgaaagaaaaagtccaGAAACTTGGTATCCTTGATGGATGTGGCAATGTTCTTGGGCAGggtttcttccaaaaataAGCGACCTTGCAGATCGACTGAATAAAAATAGCAACGGTTGTTGCTTGACGTTGCTTTGCTGTGCTTCTGGTAAAAGCTTTTTGGCTTGATGGTTTCGGCAAACCATTCGTCAATGTAGTGTGTAGCACTTCTGCAAGGAACGCTAGCAAAAAATGCTCGCGTTTGCGCTCGCAACGGGTGCAACAAGGAATGAAAATTTAGACCTTTCCTCCCAAGAATCGACCATGATTTGGTTGCAAACCTCATTCGTGTACCCGCATTGTGCAAACCAACCACCGCTCCGTTCCATGGCGACAGGGTAATGGGGCTGATTGTTAGCGTGTATCAAAGGATAGGTGTAGAAggatcacagtcaaatcaaAGAGGAACTTCACGGTTACAGTGCAAATCGAGTTCATTTTTCAAATGTTAAACAATTTTTGTTTACATTTCAAATTTCATAGTTTTGTGAATTCTCGAAAACGGCTGACGACCAGTCCTCTAGTTGCTTTTACCGCCTCTCGCTTTACTAACTTTTTGTCGCGCAGACGCCCGTGTGCAGCAACCACAGCGTCGTGCTGTAGCGACAACATCTCGCTTCCTCGCTCTCTACCGTCGGACGCTTGCAACAAGGTTCTACACTCATCCTTTCCCGGACCAGTACGTGCACAAAAGTCCCGCCATGAGTGCCCAGAAGATCCGAAAGAGCGCTGGTGTGAGTTAACAGTGTGTCGTAGTTTAGCGTAGTCTAGTTTGGAACGAAAGCACGCTATGGACGGGCTTTTCCGAGTCTGTCGCGTAACTCGGATGGCTTGGCGCAATGGTCGTGCTATCGGGGACTCATTTAGCAGGGCAATCGTCTGACACGGCTTCTTTTATTTTCTTATAGGCTGAACCCGATGAATTCGAGGCTTCTGTTGCCCAGGAGCTTCTCAACCTTGAGATGACTTCCCCTGACCTCAAGGCCTCCCTTCGGGATCTTTACATTACGGCCGCTAAGGAAGTGGATGTCGGCAACGGCCGAAAGGCTATCATTCTGTACGTCCCTTACAAACTACGAAAATCCTTCAACAAGGTTCACCAGAGACTTGTGCGCGAGCTTGAAAAGAAGTTTTCGGGACGCCACGTTATGATTATTGCTCAGCGCACCATTCTGGGAAAATCCTTTCGCCGCAACCAAAAAACCAGCGGTCCTCTTCCGCGCTCGCGCACATTGACCGCCGTTCAGGACGCCAttttggaagacattgtCTATCCTACCGAAATTACAGGCAAGCGAACCCGGGTCAAGGTTGACGGCAAGCGTGTGTTGAAGGTTTTCCTGGACAGCAAGGACCAGGTTGACGTTGAGGGACGAACGGACACGTTTGCCGCTGTCTACGGAAAACTGACCAACAAACAAGTCTCTTTTTACTTCCAGTAAATAGCTAAACAGTTATAAATAAAAGGAGTGCAAAGCTGAACTCTTACCCCCTACGTTTAGTCTTCTCTACCTTATTCGTCTCACCGTATGGTATACGCCATTGACGAGGTTCTTTCACGACACGCGGCTATCAGTGATCAGTCGTCCTTTTCGGCCGTAAGAATACGACTGACGCCTTCAGCTTGGCCCGCAAGTAGGTACCCGAATAGGTAACTCAGCGTGAGGACGCCGCGAATCGCGAACGGAATGCGGTGATCGATTGACAGCACCGAACTCATTTCGGGCAACcacaagaaaggcaagaccAAATTCACAACCAACTTATACAAGCAGACAGCGCGAAGTTGAGGCATGGTAAGAAATACCCGCATGCGAAGCAACAACGTTCCGTGCAACGTTGTGTAAAAGGCAGCGAGAAACACACAAAGCTTCACAGTTTTCGTCGCGGATCGTTTCATCGCGTACACGTTTTCGACACCTCCTTCTTCTAGCAACATTTGACAGCCGGCAGTAGCGGCGAAAAAATTGACGACCTGGATGCATTTGGTAGCGGAAGCAATTGTGCGGGTCAGAATTCCAACATCGCCGAGCAGGGTGAAAGACTAGATAGCCAGTAAGCCTTCGAGAGAAACGTACCGCACCGCAAAATATAGAATTAGCAGGTATAGACCACTTCATTGCTCCCGGAGACGGTTTTGGGTGAACTGCCAATGTCCATAGACTTATGGATATGGCCAATAGATGAAAGAATACTAGATTGGTGTAAAAGCTTGGACTGAACTCGGGCGAATTTGGCGAAGGATGAAAGTAGTTTTGGATCCAGGACATGATCAACAAAGATGCCATGGAAGATCCCACCAGTATTTTGTGAAATGCAACGATATTTGCCGCATTCTTCCGCATGACAAACCATACGACCCACGCCAGTTCGTAGTAGAGGATAAAGCGGACACCCGAATCACGTAGCGTAAAGAGTTCCGATTCGTTGCAAGCTCCATCAGCAAAGACAGAGCACGGTTCGGGAAACAGCTCGCTCGGTAAATAGTGGTTTCCCCATCCCGTGGTGAGCAATCCGAAACGGTGCGGAATGCCGAGAAGGACGAGGTGAAGGAAAGCAGCCCGACTCGGATTCAAATGAAGGAGTTCATAAATGGAACGCATTctgtttctctttttcgaaatttccgCCGCGCTGACAGCTTTTAAGGGTTTGATCAATTTCACGGCTGCACGACACGCCTGATTCTCACAGATTGAGAGGCCGGCAAACTAGTTTTCAGTTCCCTTGAAACCAATCGGTTTCTCATGGTCATTTTGTTCACGATGATGTTGACTGCTAGAGGACTCCAGCTAGAGAGGAAAGGAAAGCAAAACGAATTGGTGACAGGTCACTACTATATGACCGTTACCTGTACTTTGTAGGAAGGAATTCTAGAGAGATAAACTAACAAGTAAAGAGTTACAAAACGTCGAAAacgtgtgactgtgaattagGATTCTAGATTcttctttgttttccaacCGAGCGACGTCTGTCATGGTTTCGCCTCGCCCGCAGATTTTTTTGGCAACCACGAAAATCCACAACAATCATCTTCTACCTTCACACTATTAGAGATTCAAAGTCAGACGATGGCAAAACCCCGACGCTCGAGCGAGAAGAAAAGTTCGAAAACTGTCCTTGCAGAAGATGGGATCTCGGACAATAATATAGTGTCACGCTCGGCTGAGGAAGTTAAGGAACCACAACCGCCACTTCCGTCGATAACAAAGACCATCGATGACGAACGTCGCATAACTCCACGTGAAGTGCGGCGAAAACGCCGAGAAGAGCTTCGATCCAAATCTACTGGTGTAGGCTTATCAATCGACGCAAACGATAGCAAAATCGTAAATCGAAAAATTGTCTTCGGGGATTTGGACGATGAATTGCCAGACAGCGTTGAGAAACCTGTTGAAGTTTCTGTTGCTCTGGAACCTTCCAAGAATGCGAGTGCTGTGGTGGCAGCTACGCACGACGAGAAAGACGCGGAAAGTGACGATAACAAAGTAGAAGAAATGAAGAGCAACGTGGCGAAAGCAATTGAAATTGAAGAGCGCAATCGTGAAAGGGCGACAGCGCGACATGCTGCTGCCGTTCAGAAACCCAAACGTAAGCGCAGAAAGGAAGTATCGCAGGTCCACGCATCTGACAATAGTGAAAATTTTGACGAATCTTTTTTCGCCGAGCTGGACGAGAAAAGAGAAGAAGATAGACAAAGTCGAAAGAAGGCGAAGGAAGAATTACCGAAAGGTCGTCACATCACATTTGTCGTTTCAGGCGACGAGCCGGAGGCACGCAAACCCTATCCTGCTGCACATAACATAGAAGTTGTTGTGCTAAACGACAACGATAGCGGCCTCAAGAGTCCTATACCTGATTCTCCCACAAAATCCGAATCAGGGACGTTACTTTTGTACTCACGGAGTGTTCTTGCTGACGGATCAGATGGAATTTCGGCCAAACAATTACAGAAGGCTAAAAAGTCGGGTCGTAAAGATGCCGGGAATATCCACTGGAAGCGCTCCAGAAAAATGAATCGACTGCTTGTTCCAGGTGCTCGATCCCAAAAAGCTCGCTTGATGGGCGGGCGACCGGCTGCTCATTTTGTTGTAGAAATGTAAATTCTACAGGAACTGGTTTAATGCCTCAAAGTCGGATAGCTATTTGTCTTATGAGGAAATGAATGGAAGTGGCCTTTTTTTGTGTATTTGGATAGTTTACAACTGCATATGGTCCTCAAATCAGCGCATTTACTTTGCCACTGATACAGCTGTGCGAATCTTCTCGGCAATAGCTTTTTCTAGCTTTTCCGTCTCTCCAATAAAAGCACGAATTCCTTCAGCTAGCTTATCTGTACCGCAGCCATCCATGTTTAATCGATAACGGAATTCTTTTTCGCTCATCTTTCCATTGCCAAGTTCATCCATTTTTTCAACCCGTCCGGCGTCCAGTTGCCGTTCGACAGTGTCGGTACGTGAGGCTAATTGCTCCAGCAGTGGCGCCGGAATGGTCATGCGGTCCGTTCCCGCCAACGCCAAAATCTCGTCTAGATCGTATCCCGCTCCACGAGAAGGTCGCCAACTTGCCGGCATACAAATCGTCGAGTGTCCGTGTGTTTTAAAGTAAGCGAACATGTTACGACAAGCGACGACACCTTCGTCCTGCTCGGGCTCGACACCTTGCGTCCGGCCCTCTTTCGTTTTGTACCAATCGAGGATTCTGCATGGTTTTTGTTGTTAGGGTGAGATTTTTGGGGAAGTGGGTGAGGTAGATTCGTCGTGTTGCGTTACTGACGTACCGTCCGGGAAAGGGCGAAATCAAGTGGGCACCGTATTGCGCACACGCAATCGCTTGCGTGAGAGAAAAGACGAGTGTCAAGTTACACTGTATCCCCCGGGCTTGTAGCTGTTCGGCGGCCAAAATTCCCTCCCACGTAGCGGCTAGTTTGATCAGAACTCGTGATTTCGGCACCCCTAGAGTTTCGTACATGTCGATAATGCGGAGACCGCGTTGAATAGATGCCTCGGTGTCGAACGACAAGCGCGGATCGACTTCGGTAGAAATGTATCCTGGTACGATGTCTGCAATAGCCTTGCCGAGATTGACCGCGAGCCGATCAATCGCGAGGGATACCGTTGCGGATTCCGAAGGGTCGTCGTGCAAGGGGCTATTTTTGGTGTGCTGCAAGGCGTAGGAGACGGCGTCGTCTACCATGTTAGCGTATAGTGGGTCACCGCTGAGCCCCGCCTGTGACACGAACAGTGGATTGGTGGTAGCATCGGTAATGTATCCAGTACTGGCGTACAGTTGAATCACTTGGAGGTCGCCAATGTCAATAGACAGTGTCGTCATGGACGCCAATTGTGCGAGTTGAGAGTCGGCCGATGCTAGCACGGCGGCAGTAGATTCAGCCTGAAGTACCAAAGCGTTGGTCCTGGCCGGCTGGTTAGGGCGATAATAATGATGCTCTCGAGGAGCAAAACCTGACGATGTGGCCAAGACAAATGCCAAAGGTACCAAAGACTTCATGATCTCGCTTTCGGGTACCTCACCAAAgcgaaaaagcaaaaatccGAGGAAAATGCCAGAACAACAAGAAGTGGATGAACTGGAACCGAAGAAGAGATGGTACCTTTACGACCTTTGCAATTTGCTGGACTCGGCGATGGACAGTCTAACTCATAGTCAAAGTGTGTTGATTACATACATTTTGCATAAGTTTTCACGTCCCTTGTTTCGTTCGTGCCGTTCCTGGATATTTTAGACGCTAgcaattaacagtaactgtaagacGTTGTTGAACAAAAAAAGCACAGGAACCAGAGGAAGATTATCCTTTTCCGCTTACCTTACGTAGGTAGTTAGTTGTAAGGCTACTTGGTACCCTTAAATGGAAGCCTAGCCCTACCTCCAAATTTCGAGTACCGGTATTCAACGATACGGGAATCACACAGGCAAGACAGACATCAAGCAATCCACAAATCCAATCAAAAATCCTCTCTCACATGAGAGCTGTTTTTCGATGGACCAACCCAGCACAAAACCTCCGGAGACAGTTCACTTTTAAAAGCCATTGGAAAAGATCGAAAGTTCACCATTTGGATTCTCAACCATGGCAGCGCTGCATTTTTCGTGCGTTCTACTAGTGGCGCTGGTATCGATAGGGACAGCCTTTCATTCTCCTGCAGGATTTCCGTCACCGTCCGACACTCCGAGACTGACGGACGGCACTCACTTGTCGGCGAGATCTCCCTTTTCATTTTCCCAGCCCACGAGCGATCACACTAGTCTGTCGCGGAGACAGGCCTGGGAACGTGTCGCCGCTGCCGCTACGGTGACCACATCCGGTCTCCTGCTTCCGACGCCTCAGGTGGCGTCCGCGTCGACGCAATCGGTCTCGACGACAATGCAAGCCACGCCCGCGTTGATTCCGACAACACGACTCGGCAACAGTGACTTGGTGGTCTCCCGGACCATCCAAGGGTATTGGCAATTGGCAGGTGGACATGGTCGGTACAAGGAAACGGACGCGATAGCCAACATGAAAAGGCACTACGATGCAGGATTTACTACACTGGATACGGCCGATATTTACGGACCGTCCGAGATCATAATGGGCAAATTCATCAAAACGCAACCGCAGGCCATTCCCTGCACCAAATTTTGCTGCTTTCGATTTTTAGACGAGATTGATCGAGCGGAGGTGAAGCAACGGATATTGAACTCGTGTGAGCGATTGCAAGTCAACAAGCTACCTTTGGTAAATTTCTTTTGGT is a window of Phaeodactylum tricornutum CCAP 1055/1 chromosome 28, whole genome shotgun sequence DNA encoding:
- a CDS encoding predicted protein; this encodes MSRHRAGASAPIDLSSSDEEDAFSALNTKHKIPPGISTRKADTSQSQATAKLPASVTSSMKRHHVELSDSRKRKMDALLSELEYEKNNISIKPHRFVPEKKGSFVEPGEELLTTNIFVGNLSPTLTEEQVAEVFRQFGALYSVKIMWPRTPEEKMRNRHTGFVCFMNRRDAEDAMDACSEADPFNVGRPLMMRWGKNVKRTGQRPPLESDLAYRKKVPNIADTPARQVNNDNHIDRDTIVHESNIIRVIAPSDRQRAQFISTVASFVSKDGLAFEKNLIDRERNNVQFNFLRWQSNGDTIEKDEHIFYRWRVYSFCQGDGFYSWKTIPFRVYEPGGCHWIPPVIDPDAARFEMEHEREKEEAIERQKNQRRVQHGRRGFSTGRQLEQARRGGSDGGAVMAPEEMIDFNRLCRDNLCASREAICSAMAFCFEKSVAAKQISILLKDLLLDKGNAVSVETRIARMYLMSDILFNSQQPGVRNAFLYRDAVERMASEVFTFLGDYGNTIGRFSRTKLASAVKAVLGAWTNWGVYNPTFIDELDDRFEGKELVPESEYGANPIANEDDDKIEEVQMETTPAVRLNPQGDWVTVMEGENDETQGQSSRLTKQDKGECSDHTASDDSDADGVTLEECDNVDGEPVGDILPLKSDADNNEDGEPLGETFDHTDGAPLEGSDLDGSPLEDEVSHDVALESELDGEPL
- a CDS encoding predicted protein — translated: MLSLQHDAVVAAHGRLRDKNPITLSPWNGAVVGLHNAGTRMRFATKSWSILGRKGLNFHSLLHPLRAQTRAFFASVPCRSATHYIDEWFAETIKPKSFYQKHSKATSSNNRCYFYSVDLQGRLFLEETLPKNIATSIKDTKFLDFFFRRVRRISPEQATFLHERNISWKEYPFVSVCGVEKNFIRPAATPIVFHSLISDDSELSFAGNLVEPFNVENLAISPKSGRLYHRLTKPVPKSKTSQVLCLEYALIRSAVAVQLSEIMEPLEEEEHISDSDSKSYSGLQIQLGKGGYQRIPWLPVEYEPGDWAMPFQADVSQ
- a CDS encoding predicted protein; amino-acid sequence: MRSIYELLHLNPSRAAFLHLVLLGIPHRFGLLTTGWGNHYLPSELFPEPCSVFADGACNESELFTLRDSGVRFILYYELAWVVWFVMRKNAANIVAFHKILVGSSMASLLIMSWIQNYFHPSPNSPEFSPSFYTNLVFFHLLAISISLWTLAVHPKPSPGAMKWSIPANSIFCGASFTLLGDVGILTRTIASATKCIQVVNFFAATAGCQMLLEEGGVENVYAMKRSATKTVKLCVFLAAFYTTLHGTLLLRMRVFLTMPQLRAVCLYKLVVNLVLPFLWLPEMSSVLSIDHRIPFAIRGVLTLSYLFGYLLAGQAEGVSRILTAEKDD
- a CDS encoding predicted protein, producing the protein MLSKGTDSKKRLEEANRIIWQQAQNPAGGVGPTLPVSAPQEGTLLHHNVPAMDIGIEPSAKRPRVDTATVIPPPPPPPPPPPPLVPQSNSIVPPPGFSAATEDPFTISGSAPSQGLTEGNDLLSESDFVASLSKPEVTLQIRVPNDPTQMAWNFYGQIVSLSINVKSTVKVVKQEVSRVNLNNMPANKIQLKNTATGAFLKDSLSLAALNLGPSASLELVPKTRGGRK
- a CDS encoding predicted protein; translation: MSAQKIRKSAGAEPDEFEASVAQELLNLEMTSPDLKASLRDLYITAAKEVDVGNGRKAIILYVPYKLRKSFNKVHQRLVRELEKKFSGRHVMIIAQRTILGKSFRRNQKTSGPLPRSRTLTAVQDAILEDIVYPTEITGKRTRVKVDGKRVLKVFLDSKDQVDVEGRTDTFAAVYGKLTNKQVSFYFQ
- a CDS encoding predicted protein, which produces MAKPRRSSEKKSSKTVLAEDGISDNNIVSRSAEEVKEPQPPLPSITKTIDDERRITPREVRRKRREELRSKSTGVGLSIDANDSKIVNRKIVFGDLDDELPDSVEKPVEVSVALEPSKNASAVVAATHDEKDAESDDNKVEEMKSNVAKAIEIEERNRERATARHAAAVQKPKRKRRKEVSQVHASDNSENFDESFFAELDEKREEDRQSRKKAKEELPKGRHITFVVSGDEPEARKPYPAAHNIEVVVLNDNDSGLKSPIPDSPTKSESGTLLLYSRSVLADGSDGISAKQLQKAKKSGRKDAGNIHWKRSRKMNRLLVPGARSQKARLMGGRPAAHFVVEM